The Panulirus ornatus isolate Po-2019 chromosome 55, ASM3632096v1, whole genome shotgun sequence genome has a segment encoding these proteins:
- the LOC139765500 gene encoding histone-lysine N-methyltransferase SMYD3-like isoform X3 — MAAVVLTRQKVAKGDVLLSSLPFVYLVNASSKGLYCDHCLKKNSTHQNLQRCSGCKVECYCSKECQRGSWDIHRFECKNLQRIYPLIPPDTAKLIAKVILRLKTGGDQFEERITEKRSRKFKDLMNHYTDLKDDVKRQEHLTSLVVVLRKYLGTNNLPNEVELQGIFGRVCVNSFSITDTDMNTVGTGVYLAASIFDHSCEPNAYVTFDGKHLLCRSLVDWPSLDWNKVRISYIDVMNTTTDRLEELHNRYYFWCDCSACHNPERDKFMSSINCGNTACTAPIFIDENDDDDTPIGACSACGFNDLSLDKRTKYCKIANYCREQLEVMKEKYYLDLCQRVIEKQGDLFHKLNILRVRFLDAGFEAAIALHNWDIAIQYGTQNIEGLKFYYGEDHPNIGLVLLKLGKICSHIYRLQDAVHYLAQAEKILLISHGKSHPLYKEELKPLIEQANEELKIFTHRKKWTNSNFAVNFRTTCG; from the exons ATGGCAGCAGTG GTGTTGACACGGCAGAAGGTGGCAAAAGGGGATGTTCTTCTATCATCATTGCCTTTTGTATATCTTGTGAATGCATCCTCCAAAGGACTGTATTGTGATCACTGCTTGAAAAA GAACAGCACTCATCAGAACCTGCAACGCTGCTCAGGGTGTAAAGTGGAATGTTATTGCAGCAAAGAGTGTCAGCGTGGTTCTTGGGATATCCACCGATTCGAATGCAAAAATCTTCAACGCATATATCCCCTGATTCCCCCAGATACTGCCAAGCTCATTGCAAAGGTTATCCTTAGGCTTAAG aCTGGAGGTGACCAGTTTGAAGAAAGGATTACAGAGAAGAGATCAAGAAAATTCAAAGACCTGATGAATC ACTACACAGATTTAAAAGATGACGTAAAGCGACAAGAGCATTTAACATCACTTGTGGTAGTCCTGCGGAAATACCTTGGAACAAACAACCTTCCTAATGAAGTTGAACTGCAAGGCATCTTTGGCCGG gtctgTGTTAATAGTTTCAGCATCACAGATACAGACATGAACACAGTTGGGACTGGGGTGTACCTTGCTGCTTCCATTTTTGATCATTCTTGCGAACCCAATGCATATGTAACATTTGATGGTAAACACTTGCTATGCCGCTCATTGGTGGACTGGCCAAGTCTTGACTGGAATAAG GTCAGAATAAGTTACATTGATGTAATGAACACCACCACGGACCGCTTGGAGGAATTGCACAACCGTTATTACTTTTGGTGTGATTGCAGTGCTTGCCATAATCCTGAGCGTGACAAGTTTATGTCGTCTATCAACTGTG GGAATACTGCTTGCACCGCCCCAATTTTCATTGATgaaaatgatgacgatgatacacCTATTGGGGCATGCTCTGCATGTGGCTTTAATGACCTGAGTCTTGACAAGAGAACCAAGTATTGCAAGATTGCTAATTATTGTCGAGAACAACTAgaggttatgaaagaaaaatact ATCTTGACTTATGTCAAAGAGTAATAGAGAAGCAAGGAGATCTGTTTCATAAACTCAACATACTTCGTGTCAGGTTCCTTGATGCTGGTTTTGAAGCTGCTATTGCTCTTCATAACTGGGATATTGCAATCCAGTATGGCACTCAAAATATCGAGGGCTTGAA GTTTTACTATGGTGAAGATCACCCAAACATCGGTTTGGTGCTACTTAAGCTTGGCAAGATTTGTAGTCATATATATAGATTACAAGATGCCGTACACTATTTAGCACAAGCAGAGAAGATATTGCTTATAAGCCATGGAAAATCACATCCTTTATACAAAGAAGAACTGAAGCCTCTTATTGAGCAAGCAAATGAGGAACTCAAGATATTTACACATAGAAAGAAATGGACAAATAGTAACTTTGCTGTG AATTTCAGAACCACATGTGGTTAA
- the LOC139765500 gene encoding histone-lysine N-methyltransferase SMYD3-like isoform X2 produces the protein MREHYRYRYQAREVLTRQKVAKGDVLLSSLPFVYLVNASSKGLYCDHCLKKNSTHQNLQRCSGCKVECYCSKECQRGSWDIHRFECKNLQRIYPLIPPDTAKLIAKVILRLKTGGDQFEERITEKRSRKFKDLMNHYTDLKDDVKRQEHLTSLVVVLRKYLGTNNLPNEVELQGIFGRVCVNSFSITDTDMNTVGTGVYLAASIFDHSCEPNAYVTFDGKHLLCRSLVDWPSLDWNKVRISYIDVMNTTTDRLEELHNRYYFWCDCSACHNPERDKFMSSINCGNTACTAPIFIDENDDDDTPIGACSACGFNDLSLDKRTKYCKIANYCREQLEVMKEKYYLDLCQRVIEKQGDLFHKLNILRVRFLDAGFEAAIALHNWDIAIQYGTQNIEGLKFYYGEDHPNIGLVLLKLGKICSHIYRLQDAVHYLAQAEKILLISHGKSHPLYKEELKPLIEQANEELKIFTHRKKWTNSNFAVGS, from the exons ATGAGGGAACACTACCGTTACCGATACCAGGCCAGAGAg GTGTTGACACGGCAGAAGGTGGCAAAAGGGGATGTTCTTCTATCATCATTGCCTTTTGTATATCTTGTGAATGCATCCTCCAAAGGACTGTATTGTGATCACTGCTTGAAAAA GAACAGCACTCATCAGAACCTGCAACGCTGCTCAGGGTGTAAAGTGGAATGTTATTGCAGCAAAGAGTGTCAGCGTGGTTCTTGGGATATCCACCGATTCGAATGCAAAAATCTTCAACGCATATATCCCCTGATTCCCCCAGATACTGCCAAGCTCATTGCAAAGGTTATCCTTAGGCTTAAG aCTGGAGGTGACCAGTTTGAAGAAAGGATTACAGAGAAGAGATCAAGAAAATTCAAAGACCTGATGAATC ACTACACAGATTTAAAAGATGACGTAAAGCGACAAGAGCATTTAACATCACTTGTGGTAGTCCTGCGGAAATACCTTGGAACAAACAACCTTCCTAATGAAGTTGAACTGCAAGGCATCTTTGGCCGG gtctgTGTTAATAGTTTCAGCATCACAGATACAGACATGAACACAGTTGGGACTGGGGTGTACCTTGCTGCTTCCATTTTTGATCATTCTTGCGAACCCAATGCATATGTAACATTTGATGGTAAACACTTGCTATGCCGCTCATTGGTGGACTGGCCAAGTCTTGACTGGAATAAG GTCAGAATAAGTTACATTGATGTAATGAACACCACCACGGACCGCTTGGAGGAATTGCACAACCGTTATTACTTTTGGTGTGATTGCAGTGCTTGCCATAATCCTGAGCGTGACAAGTTTATGTCGTCTATCAACTGTG GGAATACTGCTTGCACCGCCCCAATTTTCATTGATgaaaatgatgacgatgatacacCTATTGGGGCATGCTCTGCATGTGGCTTTAATGACCTGAGTCTTGACAAGAGAACCAAGTATTGCAAGATTGCTAATTATTGTCGAGAACAACTAgaggttatgaaagaaaaatact ATCTTGACTTATGTCAAAGAGTAATAGAGAAGCAAGGAGATCTGTTTCATAAACTCAACATACTTCGTGTCAGGTTCCTTGATGCTGGTTTTGAAGCTGCTATTGCTCTTCATAACTGGGATATTGCAATCCAGTATGGCACTCAAAATATCGAGGGCTTGAA GTTTTACTATGGTGAAGATCACCCAAACATCGGTTTGGTGCTACTTAAGCTTGGCAAGATTTGTAGTCATATATATAGATTACAAGATGCCGTACACTATTTAGCACAAGCAGAGAAGATATTGCTTATAAGCCATGGAAAATCACATCCTTTATACAAAGAAGAACTGAAGCCTCTTATTGAGCAAGCAAATGAGGAACTCAAGATATTTACACATAGAAAGAAATGGACAAATAGTAACTTTGCTGTG GGCTCCTGA
- the LOC139765500 gene encoding histone-lysine N-methyltransferase SMYD3-like isoform X1, whose protein sequence is MREHYRYRYQAREVLTRQKVAKGDVLLSSLPFVYLVNASSKGLYCDHCLKKNSTHQNLQRCSGCKVECYCSKECQRGSWDIHRFECKNLQRIYPLIPPDTAKLIAKVILRLKTGGDQFEERITEKRSRKFKDLMNHYTDLKDDVKRQEHLTSLVVVLRKYLGTNNLPNEVELQGIFGRVCVNSFSITDTDMNTVGTGVYLAASIFDHSCEPNAYVTFDGKHLLCRSLVDWPSLDWNKVRISYIDVMNTTTDRLEELHNRYYFWCDCSACHNPERDKFMSSINCGNTACTAPIFIDENDDDDTPIGACSACGFNDLSLDKRTKYCKIANYCREQLEVMKEKYYLDLCQRVIEKQGDLFHKLNILRVRFLDAGFEAAIALHNWDIAIQYGTQNIEGLKFYYGEDHPNIGLVLLKLGKICSHIYRLQDAVHYLAQAEKILLISHGKSHPLYKEELKPLIEQANEELKIFTHRKKWTNSNFAVNFRTTCG, encoded by the exons ATGAGGGAACACTACCGTTACCGATACCAGGCCAGAGAg GTGTTGACACGGCAGAAGGTGGCAAAAGGGGATGTTCTTCTATCATCATTGCCTTTTGTATATCTTGTGAATGCATCCTCCAAAGGACTGTATTGTGATCACTGCTTGAAAAA GAACAGCACTCATCAGAACCTGCAACGCTGCTCAGGGTGTAAAGTGGAATGTTATTGCAGCAAAGAGTGTCAGCGTGGTTCTTGGGATATCCACCGATTCGAATGCAAAAATCTTCAACGCATATATCCCCTGATTCCCCCAGATACTGCCAAGCTCATTGCAAAGGTTATCCTTAGGCTTAAG aCTGGAGGTGACCAGTTTGAAGAAAGGATTACAGAGAAGAGATCAAGAAAATTCAAAGACCTGATGAATC ACTACACAGATTTAAAAGATGACGTAAAGCGACAAGAGCATTTAACATCACTTGTGGTAGTCCTGCGGAAATACCTTGGAACAAACAACCTTCCTAATGAAGTTGAACTGCAAGGCATCTTTGGCCGG gtctgTGTTAATAGTTTCAGCATCACAGATACAGACATGAACACAGTTGGGACTGGGGTGTACCTTGCTGCTTCCATTTTTGATCATTCTTGCGAACCCAATGCATATGTAACATTTGATGGTAAACACTTGCTATGCCGCTCATTGGTGGACTGGCCAAGTCTTGACTGGAATAAG GTCAGAATAAGTTACATTGATGTAATGAACACCACCACGGACCGCTTGGAGGAATTGCACAACCGTTATTACTTTTGGTGTGATTGCAGTGCTTGCCATAATCCTGAGCGTGACAAGTTTATGTCGTCTATCAACTGTG GGAATACTGCTTGCACCGCCCCAATTTTCATTGATgaaaatgatgacgatgatacacCTATTGGGGCATGCTCTGCATGTGGCTTTAATGACCTGAGTCTTGACAAGAGAACCAAGTATTGCAAGATTGCTAATTATTGTCGAGAACAACTAgaggttatgaaagaaaaatact ATCTTGACTTATGTCAAAGAGTAATAGAGAAGCAAGGAGATCTGTTTCATAAACTCAACATACTTCGTGTCAGGTTCCTTGATGCTGGTTTTGAAGCTGCTATTGCTCTTCATAACTGGGATATTGCAATCCAGTATGGCACTCAAAATATCGAGGGCTTGAA GTTTTACTATGGTGAAGATCACCCAAACATCGGTTTGGTGCTACTTAAGCTTGGCAAGATTTGTAGTCATATATATAGATTACAAGATGCCGTACACTATTTAGCACAAGCAGAGAAGATATTGCTTATAAGCCATGGAAAATCACATCCTTTATACAAAGAAGAACTGAAGCCTCTTATTGAGCAAGCAAATGAGGAACTCAAGATATTTACACATAGAAAGAAATGGACAAATAGTAACTTTGCTGTG AATTTCAGAACCACATGTGGTTAA